Proteins encoded within one genomic window of Synechococcus sp. PCC 7335:
- the petD gene encoding cytochrome b6-f complex subunit IV: MSILKKPDLSDPMLREKLKKGMGHNYYGEPAWPNDLLYVFPIVIMGTIACCVALAVLDPALVGEPANPFATPLEILPEWYLYPTFQMLRVLPNKLLGIAAMTAIPLGLILVPFIENVNKFQNPFRRPVATAVFLFGTVVTLWLGIGATFPIDTSLTLGLF; encoded by the coding sequence ATGTCAATTCTTAAAAAGCCGGATCTTAGCGATCCGATGCTGAGAGAGAAGCTCAAAAAGGGCATGGGTCACAATTACTATGGTGAGCCAGCTTGGCCAAATGATCTTCTTTATGTGTTTCCGATTGTGATCATGGGAACCATCGCCTGCTGTGTAGCTTTGGCTGTTCTTGACCCTGCGCTTGTAGGCGAGCCTGCTAACCCATTTGCTACGCCTCTAGAGATTTTGCCTGAGTGGTATCTCTATCCCACTTTTCAGATGTTGCGGGTTCTACCCAACAAGCTTTTGGGAATTGCTGCAATGACCGCGATTCCTTTGGGATTGATCCTTGTTCCTTTCATTGAGAATGTCAACAAGTTTCAAAACCCATTTCGTCGTCCCGTAGCAACTGCTGTATTCCTATTTGGTACAGTCGTAACGCTTTGGCTAGGGATTGGTGCAACTTTTCCAATCGATACTTCTTTGACGTTGGGCCTTTTCTAG
- the ctpA gene encoding carboxyl-terminal processing protease CtpA gives MGRRIFRVGLAIALTVLIWLGAVDGGIAGLNRMPVASAFTNQQQLVMEVWRIVNRSYLDETFNHQNWWFMRQKVLRKSLPTWKETYTAIAEMLAVLDDPYTRFLPPQQYQSLQTNTNGELLGVGLQIAKDDEASPLRVIAPIEGSPAESAGLQPLDTILAINGTSTQSLSLDEAAARMRGAIGTKVTLTVGRDQSEPFDVNVQRDRITLNPVSFELRAEPGLPKVGYLRLGQFNGNAVEELRESLQTLEKQGADAYVLDLRNNPGGLLQAGIEIARMWIDQGTVVYTVNRQGSLGSYDANGRAITADPLVVLVNKGTASASEILAGALQDNGRAQLVGETTFGKGLIQSLFDLPHGAGLAVTIAKYETPSHRDINKLGINPDQLVTSSVERRQQFGSKEDAQYEAAVALLAQSFAMAQK, from the coding sequence ATGGGAAGGCGAATTTTTCGAGTAGGGTTAGCGATCGCACTGACAGTTTTGATCTGGCTAGGGGCTGTAGATGGTGGCATTGCTGGACTCAACAGAATGCCAGTAGCGTCTGCCTTTACCAACCAACAGCAGCTGGTGATGGAGGTCTGGCGAATCGTTAATCGCAGCTATCTAGACGAGACATTTAATCATCAGAACTGGTGGTTTATGCGCCAGAAGGTATTGCGTAAGTCGCTGCCCACTTGGAAGGAAACTTATACTGCGATTGCTGAAATGTTGGCAGTGCTAGATGATCCCTATACTCGGTTTTTGCCTCCTCAGCAGTACCAAAGCTTGCAAACGAACACCAATGGAGAGCTATTAGGGGTAGGACTGCAGATTGCTAAAGATGACGAAGCGAGCCCACTGCGAGTCATTGCCCCAATTGAAGGCTCGCCAGCAGAATCAGCAGGCCTGCAACCTTTGGACACGATATTAGCCATCAACGGAACGTCGACGCAGTCGCTGAGTTTAGACGAGGCAGCCGCTCGGATGCGAGGCGCGATTGGAACTAAGGTGACACTAACGGTAGGCCGCGACCAATCAGAGCCCTTTGATGTGAATGTGCAACGCGATCGCATCACGCTAAATCCTGTTTCCTTTGAGCTTCGCGCTGAGCCTGGTTTGCCGAAAGTAGGCTATCTACGCCTAGGACAGTTCAATGGCAATGCTGTTGAGGAACTAAGAGAGTCACTACAAACGTTAGAGAAACAGGGCGCAGACGCTTATGTTTTAGATCTACGGAACAATCCCGGTGGTCTGTTGCAAGCGGGTATTGAGATTGCTCGGATGTGGATAGATCAAGGGACAGTCGTATACACCGTAAATCGACAGGGCTCACTCGGTAGCTACGATGCCAACGGTAGGGCCATCACCGCTGATCCTCTAGTGGTGCTAGTCAATAAGGGAACGGCTAGCGCCAGTGAGATTCTTGCAGGTGCGCTGCAAGATAACGGCCGGGCACAGCTAGTGGGGGAGACTACGTTTGGAAAGGGCCTGATCCAGTCTTTGTTTGATTTGCCTCATGGGGCAGGCCTAGCTGTTACGATCGCTAAATACGAAACGCCAAGCCATAGAGATATCAATAAGCTCGGAATCAACCCTGATCAATTAGTGACGAGTTCGGTAGAGCGTCGGCAGCAGTTTGGCTCAAAGGAAGATGCTCAATATGAAGCAGCCGTCGCGCTGCTAGCTCAATCATTTGCAATGGCTCAGAAGTAG
- the rplT gene encoding 50S ribosomal protein L20, which produces MARVKRGNVARKRRKKVLKLAKGFRGSHSKLFRTANQQVMKALRNAYRDRRRRKRDFRRLWIARINAAARLNGTTYSRLIGDLKKADIQINRKMLAQLAVLDPNAFTKVVEAATSKEVAAST; this is translated from the coding sequence ATGGCACGTGTTAAGCGCGGTAATGTAGCTCGCAAACGCCGCAAGAAAGTTCTTAAACTTGCAAAAGGCTTTAGAGGTTCTCACTCAAAGCTATTCCGTACTGCTAATCAACAGGTTATGAAGGCGCTGCGAAATGCCTATCGTGACCGTCGTCGGCGTAAGCGTGACTTTCGTCGTTTGTGGATTGCTCGCATTAACGCAGCCGCAAGACTGAACGGGACAACCTACAGCCGCTTGATTGGCGATCTAAAAAAAGCGGATATCCAAATTAATCGTAAGATGCTAGCTCAGCTAGCAGTACTAGACCCTAATGCCTTTACCAAGGTTGTGGAAGCTGCGACTAGTAAGGAAGTTGCGGCTAGTACCTAG
- a CDS encoding DUF561 domain-containing protein translates to MTLFNQRWNQRNQLQQAFETAAALKIISGLTNLDHHNVANVVQAAQKGGATFVDIAADTDLIRLVRGLIDLPICVSSVEPQRFVAAVVAGADLIEIGNFDAFYAEGRRFEAAEVLALAKEARSLLPDVLLSVTVPHILPLDAQVTLAEDLVAIGVDIIQTEGGTSSAPTHSGTLGLIEKAAPSLAAAHAISKAVSVPVLCASGLSDVTAPMAIAAGASGVGVGSAVHKLNDPLAMTAVVRSLVEAIRIARTRVAAL, encoded by the coding sequence ATGACCCTTTTCAATCAACGATGGAACCAAAGAAACCAACTTCAGCAGGCATTTGAGACAGCTGCCGCGCTTAAAATTATTAGCGGATTGACGAATTTGGACCACCATAACGTTGCCAATGTTGTCCAAGCTGCTCAAAAAGGCGGCGCTACTTTTGTAGACATTGCTGCTGATACGGACTTAATACGACTGGTCCGCGGGTTGATTGATCTGCCTATCTGCGTGTCGTCAGTAGAACCCCAAAGATTTGTCGCAGCCGTCGTCGCCGGTGCAGACTTAATCGAGATTGGTAACTTCGATGCCTTCTATGCTGAAGGACGGCGATTTGAAGCAGCTGAAGTGCTGGCATTAGCTAAAGAAGCGCGATCGCTTCTACCTGATGTCTTGCTTTCAGTCACGGTTCCTCATATCTTGCCGCTAGATGCGCAGGTCACACTTGCAGAAGATCTTGTTGCAATCGGTGTAGATATCATTCAAACCGAGGGTGGCACTAGCAGTGCTCCAACTCATAGCGGCACGCTTGGCCTGATCGAAAAAGCCGCTCCTTCACTAGCCGCAGCACATGCTATCTCTAAGGCAGTCTCGGTGCCAGTTCTATGTGCTTCGGGCCTATCTGATGTGACTGCGCCAATGGCGATCGCAGCGGGTGCTTCTGGCGTAGGCGTTGGCTCAGCGGTTCACAAGCTAAATGATCCCTTGGCGATGACGGCTGTGGTTCGCAGTTTAGTCGAAGCTATACGGATTGCTCGGACGAGAGTCGCTGCGTTGTAG
- a CDS encoding DUF565 domain-containing protein, with the protein MQRTRLNTLSNQVLLQFRQWVFNPWRRLGIIVISLLFGNFFATAISATAGQAAKLDVTVSAILVIFVEVISWLYYRYAPRRKDGTVPSAGLTRLPTDATAANSISVDLGPVRSRSTLAECLNAFKLGMIYGLFVEAFKLGS; encoded by the coding sequence ATGCAAAGGACCCGCCTAAATACGCTTTCAAACCAGGTTCTGCTGCAATTTAGACAGTGGGTTTTTAATCCATGGCGGCGGTTGGGGATAATCGTAATCAGCTTACTTTTTGGTAATTTTTTTGCGACAGCTATTTCTGCAACGGCGGGCCAGGCCGCGAAGCTAGACGTTACCGTCTCAGCAATCTTAGTCATTTTTGTAGAAGTTATTAGCTGGCTCTATTACCGATATGCGCCGCGCCGTAAGGATGGCACAGTACCTTCTGCAGGTCTAACTCGCCTACCTACTGACGCTACCGCTGCGAATTCAATCTCCGTAGATTTAGGGCCAGTTCGATCACGCTCTACGCTAGCAGAATGCTTAAACGCCTTTAAGCTCGGTATGATTTATGGTTTGTTCGTTGAAGCCTTCAAGCTCGGTAGTTAG
- a CDS encoding tetratricopeptide repeat protein translates to MEDGNYLVVYLGILFALLSVAAFFVVKQVWITRRSEVTLSNLQTKLTKEKGTALEYYELGSLLLDKKLYAQAAAYLKKALKELPEEEAENAVLVHNALGYSYFAQDQFDLAIRQYNEALKIRPDYVTALNNLGHTYERKQLMPQALETYEKSLATEPANETAKRRADSLRKRLA, encoded by the coding sequence ATGGAAGATGGCAACTACCTAGTTGTTTATTTAGGAATTTTGTTTGCGCTTCTTAGCGTGGCGGCCTTTTTTGTCGTAAAGCAAGTTTGGATCACTCGTCGATCGGAAGTCACGCTCTCTAATCTACAAACGAAGCTGACTAAAGAGAAGGGCACCGCCTTAGAGTATTACGAGCTTGGTAGCCTATTGCTAGATAAAAAGCTCTATGCTCAGGCAGCCGCCTATCTGAAAAAGGCGCTAAAAGAGCTGCCTGAAGAAGAGGCTGAGAACGCAGTTTTAGTTCATAACGCTTTGGGCTATTCCTATTTCGCTCAAGACCAGTTTGATCTTGCTATTCGGCAGTATAACGAGGCTTTAAAGATTAGGCCCGATTATGTGACCGCACTCAATAACTTGGGTCATACCTATGAGCGTAAGCAGCTTATGCCACAGGCGCTAGAAACTTACGAAAAGTCGTTAGCTACCGAGCCTGCTAATGAAACTGCTAAGCGTAGAGCTGACTCGTTGCGCAAGCGATTAGCATAG
- the pyrE gene encoding orotate phosphoribosyltransferase, giving the protein MHVPLTELPTVDLTTLRQMLLELICQVAYKEGDFTLSSGQKSDYYINGKQVTLHAQGGLMVARVLLDMLPKSTVGVGGLTLGADPMVSAVSVAGAYEGRSITPLIIRKKAKGHGTQAYIEGPTLPEGSAVVILEDVVTTGASAMQAVERLRAAGYVVGEILSLVDRQQGGRTLYEAAGLSFRPIFTIEQIKAYWRSR; this is encoded by the coding sequence ATGCATGTCCCATTGACTGAACTACCTACTGTTGACTTGACAACGCTGCGTCAGATGCTTCTCGAGCTAATTTGTCAGGTTGCTTATAAAGAAGGTGATTTCACGCTTTCTTCTGGACAGAAAAGCGACTATTACATCAATGGTAAGCAAGTAACGCTGCATGCCCAAGGGGGCCTAATGGTGGCACGCGTTTTGCTAGATATGTTGCCAAAAAGCACCGTCGGCGTAGGGGGCTTGACATTAGGCGCAGACCCGATGGTCAGTGCAGTCAGTGTTGCGGGTGCTTATGAAGGCAGATCGATCACGCCCTTGATCATTAGAAAGAAGGCTAAAGGCCATGGTACTCAGGCTTATATTGAGGGGCCCACGCTGCCTGAAGGCAGCGCAGTTGTTATCTTGGAAGATGTCGTGACAACGGGTGCATCGGCGATGCAGGCAGTCGAAAGGCTAAGAGCAGCAGGGTACGTTGTCGGTGAAATCTTGTCTTTGGTCGACAGACAGCAGGGAGGTAGGACGCTGTACGAAGCGGCTGGATTAAGCTTTCGGCCTATCTTTACAATCGAGCAGATCAAGGCTTATTGGCGATCGCGCTAA
- a CDS encoding anti-sigma regulatory factor, with amino-acid sequence MSEKARLTVDSYLEELTVVQQWFRSVVSSFSIEAPWINEQYDKLNLALAEGFTNAVRHAHADLPGTTPINIELVLQADKIEIFIFDQGQPFDPDSISEPKPGVLREGGYGWFLLRRLADQVTYSSIANQPTSPSLSTDNQWRNCLRIVKTCAS; translated from the coding sequence ATGTCGGAGAAAGCCCGTCTCACTGTAGATAGCTATTTGGAAGAACTTACGGTAGTACAGCAGTGGTTTCGCTCTGTTGTTTCTAGTTTTTCTATAGAAGCTCCTTGGATAAACGAACAGTATGACAAGCTGAATTTGGCACTAGCAGAAGGTTTCACTAACGCAGTTCGTCACGCTCACGCAGACTTACCTGGTACTACGCCTATCAATATTGAACTCGTATTGCAAGCTGATAAAATCGAGATTTTCATCTTCGACCAAGGGCAACCCTTCGACCCAGACAGTATCAGCGAGCCGAAACCTGGCGTTTTACGAGAAGGAGGATATGGTTGGTTTTTACTACGTCGCTTAGCTGACCAGGTAACTTACTCTTCGATAGCCAATCAGCCTACCTCTCCATCGCTCTCAACGGACAACCAATGGCGTAATTGTCTCCGTATCGTTAAGACCTGCGCTTCATGA
- a CDS encoding hemolysin family protein yields MPFAVLLQIQPLLTRTEVAVRLLSVVALILLNAFFVTVEFSIVSARRSRINQLATSGDLQAQTVQKLQQKLNSLLSTTQLGITLSSLALGWIGEHTMAALIIHWLARLPIQDRFSEFFSHSIALPSAFLLLAYLQIVLGELCPKSVALSYPEHIARFLGPPSLTIARLLKPFVWLLNQSTTLLLTILGIGIKDDSTGRYGGVTPEELRLLINTSTEVPALKKGEREILSNVFEFRGATVEEIMVPRTQIAALPLSATFQDLLDEIVRSKHSRYPIIGESLDNVLGMINFHDLALPLSREELSSQSSIEPWIKTAKVVPETLPLNDLLTQMQQSAKEMVIVVDEYGGTAGLVTFRDLTAKIIGDADNTESIGKIIYQDNHTVIFPAQTDLEDVNERLSVALPTSENYVTLGGFVIFELQRIPQVNEQLIYEDLELTVAAAEGPRLTKIKIRRLGKALVVSNAGTPAALRKATNRRVL; encoded by the coding sequence TTGCCTTTTGCTGTACTACTTCAGATTCAACCGCTGTTAACTAGGACAGAGGTTGCTGTTCGGTTGCTATCGGTAGTAGCGCTAATCTTGTTAAACGCCTTTTTTGTAACAGTAGAGTTTTCTATTGTTTCAGCCAGGCGATCGCGCATCAATCAGCTTGCCACTAGCGGCGACCTACAGGCGCAAACGGTTCAGAAACTCCAACAAAAGCTTAACAGTTTGCTCTCTACAACCCAGCTTGGCATCACGCTATCTAGCCTGGCATTGGGCTGGATAGGCGAGCATACCATGGCCGCTTTAATCATCCACTGGCTCGCTCGCTTACCCATTCAAGATAGGTTTTCTGAGTTTTTCTCTCACTCGATTGCCTTACCTTCAGCCTTTCTACTGCTGGCCTATTTGCAGATTGTGCTAGGTGAGCTTTGTCCAAAATCAGTTGCACTTAGCTACCCCGAGCATATTGCTCGCTTCTTGGGCCCACCTAGCCTTACCATCGCTCGCTTGCTTAAGCCATTTGTATGGCTGCTCAATCAATCCACCACCCTTCTACTCACTATTTTGGGCATCGGCATTAAAGATGACAGCACCGGACGCTACGGTGGTGTTACCCCCGAAGAGCTGAGGTTGTTGATCAACACTTCCACAGAAGTCCCTGCGCTGAAGAAAGGTGAACGAGAGATCCTCAGCAATGTTTTCGAATTTCGCGGAGCCACCGTGGAAGAGATCATGGTACCTCGAACACAAATTGCTGCACTTCCGCTCTCAGCAACTTTTCAGGACTTACTCGATGAAATTGTACGTTCAAAGCACTCTCGATATCCAATCATAGGCGAGTCTTTAGACAATGTTTTGGGCATGATCAACTTTCACGATCTAGCACTTCCACTTTCTAGAGAAGAACTCTCGTCTCAATCCTCTATAGAGCCCTGGATTAAGACTGCTAAAGTCGTACCTGAAACACTACCGCTCAATGACTTGCTAACTCAAATGCAACAGTCAGCAAAGGAAATGGTCATTGTAGTTGATGAGTACGGTGGAACCGCTGGACTAGTGACCTTTCGAGACTTGACCGCCAAAATAATTGGAGACGCCGACAACACTGAGTCAATCGGAAAAATCATCTACCAAGATAACCACACAGTCATATTCCCGGCGCAGACCGATTTAGAAGATGTCAACGAACGGCTCTCCGTAGCCCTACCTACTAGTGAAAACTACGTGACATTGGGGGGCTTCGTCATCTTTGAGCTGCAGAGGATACCACAAGTCAATGAACAACTGATTTACGAAGATCTAGAGCTAACAGTGGCCGCTGCAGAAGGACCGAGGCTTACTAAAATAAAAATTCGTCGTTTAGGAAAAGCGCTCGTAGTGAGTAATGCAGGCACACCTGCAGCGCTTAGAAAAGCTACTAATCGCAGAGTACTCTGA
- a CDS encoding HD domain-containing protein — protein sequence MSRSIRTYHDPLHGAITLDGTDEVEALLKALIDTPEFQRLRRIRQLGPASLTFHGAEMSRFTHSLGALAIARRAFDRLAALYEELRPHRATVLCAALLHDIGHGPFSHTAEEIFGSHHEQWTMAIVEHSLAVRPLLDTFHPSLWQAITQVYTHTHPIPCVWQLVSSQLDCDRIDYLMRDSYFTGAAYGQLDLDRIVLALDYEPVSQQLVVQKKGLAAIEHYLVVRSFMYAQIYNHSKNLSATWILEQAFARARELLIRGELTADQTVTAWLGSTADQLSLEDYLAGDDIVFTYHLQRWQQQRDPALCDLCQRFLDRRLLKVVDVTYATPAERESLLESVQQQLLLEGVEAHRYSGLKHTWSKGYSVYQRGIKIQTSRGLKDIKQLSALVQTLSEPAQRTWLIHPKEIQVGVCPLPDDQPVNSNLYIANASDG from the coding sequence ATGTCTAGAAGCATCCGCACCTACCACGATCCCTTGCATGGTGCGATTACCTTGGATGGGACTGATGAAGTTGAGGCGCTGCTAAAAGCGCTGATTGACACGCCAGAATTTCAGCGATTGCGAAGAATCAGACAATTAGGCCCAGCCAGTCTAACTTTTCACGGTGCGGAGATGTCCCGCTTCACGCATTCTCTAGGTGCGCTGGCCATCGCTAGACGAGCCTTTGATCGACTAGCTGCTCTGTATGAAGAGCTCAGGCCGCATCGTGCCACGGTTCTGTGTGCTGCATTACTACACGATATTGGTCATGGGCCCTTTAGTCATACTGCCGAGGAGATCTTCGGCTCTCATCACGAGCAGTGGACAATGGCCATCGTCGAACACTCTTTAGCTGTCCGGCCGCTTCTAGATACCTTTCATCCCAGCCTTTGGCAGGCCATCACACAGGTCTATACCCATACCCATCCCATTCCGTGTGTGTGGCAGCTAGTCTCTAGTCAACTAGATTGCGATCGCATTGACTATCTGATGAGAGACAGCTACTTCACAGGAGCTGCCTACGGTCAACTCGATCTAGATCGAATTGTGCTTGCACTAGACTACGAACCAGTTAGTCAGCAGCTTGTCGTACAGAAAAAAGGGCTTGCAGCCATTGAGCATTACTTGGTTGTGCGCTCTTTCATGTATGCCCAGATCTACAACCACTCGAAGAATCTCTCTGCCACTTGGATTTTGGAGCAAGCATTTGCCCGGGCCCGCGAGCTACTGATCAGAGGCGAACTGACTGCAGACCAAACGGTAACTGCATGGTTAGGAAGCACAGCTGATCAGCTATCGCTAGAAGATTACCTAGCTGGAGACGACATTGTCTTTACTTACCACTTACAGCGTTGGCAGCAGCAGCGTGATCCAGCCCTTTGCGATCTTTGTCAGCGTTTTCTAGACCGCCGGCTGCTCAAGGTGGTAGACGTCACTTATGCCACACCGGCAGAGCGTGAAAGTTTGCTAGAGAGCGTGCAGCAGCAGCTTTTGTTAGAAGGGGTAGAAGCGCATCGATACAGTGGTTTAAAGCACACTTGGAGCAAGGGATATAGCGTTTATCAGCGAGGCATAAAAATTCAAACCTCAAGGGGGCTTAAAGATATCAAGCAGCTTTCTGCTCTAGTCCAAACGCTCTCGGAACCCGCGCAACGCACCTGGCTGATTCATCCCAAAGAGATTCAAGTAGGGGTTTGTCCTCTGCCAGATGACCAACCAGTGAATAGTAATCTTTACATAGCTAACGCTTCCGATGGCTAG
- the rpmI gene encoding 50S ribosomal protein L35: MPKLKTRRAAAKRFRRSGSGKIMRRKAFKNHLLERKNQDRKRKLSKIATVHETDVQNVELMMPYL; encoded by the coding sequence ATGCCCAAGCTCAAAACTCGTCGCGCCGCGGCTAAGCGCTTTCGCCGTAGCGGTAGTGGCAAAATCATGCGCCGCAAAGCCTTCAAAAACCATTTGCTAGAGCGTAAAAACCAGGATCGGAAGCGGAAGCTTTCTAAGATCGCGACTGTACACGAAACCGATGTACAAAATGTAGAGCTGATGATGCCTTATTTGTAA
- the petB gene encoding cytochrome b6 → MFTKQVTDSKPYKWFDERLEIQALADDISSKYVPPHVNIFYCLGGITLVCFIIQFATGFAMTFYYRPTVTDAFASVQYLMTDVNFGWLIRSVHRWSASMMVLVMILHVFRVYLTGGFKKPRELTWVTGVILAVITVSFGVTGYSLPWDQVGYWAVKIVSGVPSAIPVVGGTIVELMRGGESVGQATLTRFYSLHTFVLPWFIAVFMLLHFIMIRKQGISGPL, encoded by the coding sequence ATGTTTACTAAGCAAGTCACCGATTCCAAGCCCTATAAGTGGTTCGATGAGCGACTAGAGATTCAGGCGCTCGCCGATGATATATCTAGCAAGTATGTTCCACCACATGTGAACATTTTCTATTGTCTCGGGGGCATCACGCTCGTTTGCTTCATCATCCAGTTCGCAACTGGATTTGCAATGACCTTCTATTACAGGCCCACTGTGACTGACGCTTTTGCCTCAGTTCAGTACCTGATGACAGATGTCAACTTTGGTTGGCTAATTCGTTCTGTCCATCGCTGGTCTGCCAGCATGATGGTGCTGGTCATGATTCTCCATGTTTTTCGTGTTTACCTCACAGGCGGATTTAAGAAGCCTCGCGAATTGACCTGGGTAACCGGGGTGATCCTCGCTGTAATTACAGTTTCCTTTGGGGTAACTGGCTACTCTCTTCCCTGGGACCAAGTTGGCTACTGGGCAGTAAAGATTGTATCCGGTGTGCCTAGTGCGATTCCTGTTGTAGGCGGGACTATCGTCGAACTGATGCGGGGTGGCGAAAGTGTCGGTCAAGCGACCTTAACTCGTTTCTACAGCCTCCACACTTTTGTACTACCTTGGTTCATTGCCGTCTTTATGCTGCTCCACTTCATCATGATTCGTAAGCAAGGCATCTCTGGTCCTTTGTAA
- a CDS encoding bifunctional 4-hydroxy-2-oxoglutarate aldolase/2-dehydro-3-deoxy-phosphogluconate aldolase: MPQSTATQLRADWISLLSAYRAIAIIRADNIEQGVLMAQAAAAGGFRLIEVAWTNNAKPAAMVAAIQRALPDCVVGAGSVLSEDDLSEAITAKAQFCFTPYVSYDLIKQSIASQLPIVVGAMTPTEIVNAWQAGASSVKVFPISSLGNADYIRSLLGPLGPIPLIPTGGVTSESAPALIAAGAIAVGLSTALFPTTEVLQADWAAIEARSRYLLTLLS, encoded by the coding sequence GTGCCTCAGTCGACGGCTACCCAGCTTAGAGCTGATTGGATCTCTCTACTGAGCGCCTACCGGGCGATCGCAATTATTAGAGCTGACAATATAGAACAGGGCGTCTTGATGGCTCAAGCTGCAGCAGCAGGCGGCTTCCGGCTAATCGAGGTGGCCTGGACCAACAACGCTAAACCGGCTGCAATGGTCGCTGCTATTCAGAGAGCACTACCGGACTGCGTAGTTGGAGCAGGATCTGTGCTGAGTGAAGATGATCTTAGCGAAGCGATCACAGCCAAGGCTCAGTTCTGCTTTACTCCCTATGTTTCGTATGATTTGATCAAGCAATCTATTGCTAGTCAGCTACCAATTGTAGTGGGGGCAATGACGCCGACAGAAATTGTGAATGCTTGGCAGGCAGGTGCTTCTAGTGTAAAGGTGTTTCCAATCTCGTCGTTAGGCAATGCAGATTACATCCGTAGCTTGCTAGGTCCTTTAGGTCCAATTCCACTGATCCCGACAGGCGGAGTGACTAGTGAAAGTGCGCCCGCGTTGATTGCAGCAGGTGCGATCGCCGTCGGCCTATCAACCGCTCTATTTCCTACTACTGAAGTGTTGCAAGCAGACTGGGCAGCAATTGAAGCGAGATCGCGCTACCTATTGACGCTACTAAGCTAG
- a CDS encoding transporter substrate-binding domain-containing protein — translation MRRKLLAGVGSILGVQFLLPLFVSLNAFAAELSEIRERGYLVVAVKDNRPPMGFLNSADQLSGFEIDIARKLAEDLLGDADAVELVPTRNVDRLDAVIENRVDVAIAALTITEPRRRIVSFSYPYYLDGTAFITRLPTDSAPDILTLHDLQLGTIAVLERSSTVAQLSYLLPAAQQVGVGSYLEAQTLVESGAVDAFAGDASVLAGWTMEGGALMNHSMLPDIISAEPLAVVLPKGQQYSPLQTAVNKAIQRWYKEGWLQARSQFWELPEGVVPEGVLPSALDAEGTR, via the coding sequence ATGCGACGTAAGCTGCTAGCAGGTGTTGGATCAATTTTGGGGGTACAGTTTTTGCTGCCCCTATTCGTGTCACTTAATGCTTTTGCCGCAGAGCTATCAGAGATCCGTGAGCGCGGCTATCTTGTCGTCGCTGTTAAAGATAACCGTCCTCCGATGGGCTTTCTTAACTCGGCTGATCAGCTCAGCGGATTTGAGATTGATATTGCCCGCAAGTTAGCTGAAGATCTCCTTGGAGATGCCGACGCTGTAGAACTTGTTCCCACTCGAAACGTGGATCGCTTAGACGCTGTGATAGAGAACCGAGTAGACGTAGCGATCGCCGCGCTCACGATTACTGAACCCCGCCGTCGCATTGTTAGCTTCAGCTACCCATACTATCTAGACGGCACCGCCTTTATTACGCGGCTACCGACCGATAGCGCACCTGACATCCTCACCCTCCATGACTTGCAACTGGGCACTATTGCTGTTCTAGAAAGATCGAGTACGGTAGCTCAATTGAGCTACCTTCTACCTGCTGCCCAGCAAGTGGGTGTGGGCAGTTATTTAGAAGCTCAAACGCTAGTAGAAAGCGGTGCGGTCGACGCCTTCGCAGGTGACGCCTCTGTGTTAGCTGGATGGACTATGGAGGGCGGAGCGCTGATGAACCATTCTATGCTCCCTGACATTATTTCAGCGGAGCCTCTAGCAGTCGTCCTTCCTAAAGGGCAACAGTACAGCCCCTTACAAACGGCAGTGAACAAAGCAATTCAGCGCTGGTATAAAGAAGGGTGGCTGCAGGCTAGATCACAGTTCTGGGAACTACCGGAAGGCGTAGTGCCAGAAGGGGTACTGCCCTCGGCATTAGATGCCGAGGGTACCCGCTGA